From the Telopea speciosissima isolate NSW1024214 ecotype Mountain lineage chromosome 9, Tspe_v1, whole genome shotgun sequence genome, the window atggggcatgggtcccacatcCTAGAGgcaggtcccacacccccatggagggttcagatctatctccacccgtccccatgtgggtagcaaaGCTGAACACAATCACAACATGTGTGGGGCATCAACATGAGTGAGATTTTTTGCATTAAGGGAGATGGGGTGACCATTTTATTCTCCCTTTATATTTGGGTTCAAGGGTGATGCTGTCAAGAAGGGTTCTTTTCCCCTAAAATAATTACTCAAAGGGTCATTCTCTATGTAACCACGCTTGGTTAACATCTTTTTACCTATAAAAcattttttccatatatataccCCTAGGGGAAAAAGGAGCATACGTGGGAGCATGGTCCTTAAGCTCAGATACATTAtgtggcaaaatgaccaccccaccccccaccccaatgAAGAGCAAAAATCCATCCTTATTGATGCTTTCGTCTACGCTCCAATTGACCCCCACGCTAGCACGCTTTCGGACAGAAAACTCTTCCCCATACCGCTATCAGCAATTTGTTCGACCTATCTGACACAACCCTTGTGCCTTGTTGTTGTTGAGGCCGGCTCAGGTTCAAGTATGAGAATGTTCTCGTATGCCTACAAACCATCCAAATGGaattaggggtgaaacaggcCTAGGTTGGGCcgagttttttaaaaccctagcccaaccctgagttctcttagctcaacccaagcccaacctggcCCTAGGTCAAGTTgcgatatctcagcccaggcccaaccctgtcgggctcagcccagcccaaccctgattgaccttgatcggGCCAGGTTGGGCTaggttgaccctgattgatcagtctcatgtgattgagtattgatttgtttcatactcaattgactattaagCTTTTCTTTGAGTTAAAAAACTtagtccaatcttaaaatttaaaatactaTAATTagctttttttggtaaaccaagagataattagatactaaacaaaaattataaaatgtaatcaataaattgtaaagcataacccgGGTTGGACTCAGtctgaggcctcaaccttggcccagcccgaccctaaccctgggcctaaaaatttcaaccctaactcGCCCTCAAGGTTGAAAAACCCAGCCCAAACTCTGTTTGAGCTCAGGGTGGGCTCGGACCGACAaagccaaacttacacccctagatGAAATCTAGAAGAgtagagtggattccatctggatAGCTTGCAGGCAGGAGTACGAGAATGTTCTTATACACAAACCTAAGCCGAGTCCGTTGTTTTACAGTATTATCCATGAATGTTAATTGTCCAATATCATTAAATAAGGGATGTATTTGATATAAAAAAGATATGAGTACGGCTCTGTGGCAGGGGGAATGCAGAACAAGTAATAGTGATTAATCTTTTTAATGTGTCTTATTTATCATGTTTAATCAATTACTAATATTCTCTTAATCTTTCGTAATCATGTAGAGCCAAACCGTtatgatggagagagagagagagagaacccttAAATGATTATAATCTGCTACAGCCCATCTTTCCTTATGATGCAGTTCGAAAGTAACATGTCTTTCGGTTAATgatagcgagagagagaaagagaaagaaagttcTTAAACGACTAAAATCTGTTACATCCCTTGTTCATTGCCGTATTGCATGCACCTAAGCTTGATAGGTTAATCAAAAACAGTAACACCTTCAATGAACACATTAATTAATTACATGGCTAGTTTTAGTAGTTCATTCATAGCTGGTCCAAGGGTTAGCTAACCTAACTTatctttttctagttttttaaCTACTTCACTCTTGACCATTAACCAACCCAAgtttttttgaacttttttgagTTTCTAGAATTTAGTTTACATTTAGAAAGAAGTTTGTTTAGTAGTACTAAAAATCCTTGAAATCCATTTTATCTAACTCAACTCAAGGTACAATATTACtatattttccttctttctggTAACAAGTGGTTATAACCTTAGTTTAAACCAGCAAAGAAATAACAAGCTAGCTATAGAGCTTTCCTTACCCCTTCTCTATCCTATTCTACCCATCAATGGAGAAGAGCATCACTTCCATTAACAAACAATGGATATTCTGTACATTTGCTAGCTTCTTAGGTTGCTTCATTCTCATATTATATCTTAGCCATGGACACAACAAACAGAATCTCTCAGATCTCCAAGAAGTAAGAATGTCTTCAATGGTGGAGTCTTCAAGACAATTTGATGggtttgaagaagatgaaagtttGATGAATGTAACACAAAGAAAGTGTGACATTTTTAATGGAAAATGGGTTTATGATTCTAACACATACCCACTTTATAAAGCAACCCAATGTCCATTCCTGAGTGATCAAGTGAGTTGTAGAAGGAATGGGAGACCAGATTTTGATTATGAGAAATGGAGATGGGAACCTCAAGATTGTGAGATTCCTAGGTAAGCAAGTAATTAAGAGTTTCAAGTTTTTATGTTGAAAGATTAAATATGAATAAGGTTTTGTTTGATACAGGTTCAATGGAATAGAAATGTTGGAGAGACTAAGGGGGAAGAGGGTTATCATAGCTGGAGACTCCATCAACAGAAACCAATGGGAATCACTCTCTTGCTTGCTATACTCTGCAATCCCTCCCTCAGATGCTGAGGTAAAAGTAAGAAGTGGTGTCTATAAGGTCTTCAGAGCCAAGGTAAAAGATCAAACTCATACTTTgcttccatcttctttttgGTCTCTTTCTTAATTTCTCTGTTTAAGCTTTATTCTGTTCTGCAATGCTGTCTAGATTTCAGTGCTACAGAGACTTTTATAGATATATGCTTTAAGGTGTGACTTGGGTACCAAACATCCCATCTTTTTGGTTTGAATCAGGAATTCAACTCACCAGTTCATGTTAGAAATCTTGCTTAGGCAGTTGGATGACCAGTGACCTTACATATTCTAACATCCCATCTTTAAGGTGTACTATTAACAATTTTCCTCCAATCAAGCTCAATTACTGTCTTAAGATTTTTCCAAGATGGAGACTTTTAGATCTAAGCTTGTGatagaaaattttattaaaactttgaatcagagtttaaGTAATTTTTCATAGTTACTTTTTtactaaaatttggccattcAGATGTCTATGGGGTACTCTTATCGCATGGATTAATTAACTCATGTATTACCAGGTGGCATatagtgaagtgttatacttcacCAGGCACAGTAACGCCTAGAAGGACCGTTTTTATGGGTTTTCTTTCCCATCCGTATGCCTAGTGAAGTGTAACGCTGCACTATTTGCCACATAACgatacatgggttagtccatgtgacaGGAAACCAGGCAAGCATTTCCTTCTTACAATTTTAACTTAAAATGAGTAaaggaagtagctaaaatttaaaaaaatgccattttgtattttatattcatcttcattaatagaatttttaaaattttactaaaactttgtaTAACAGTTTAagcaactttccttgcttactttggaggatatctttctctcctccagTTCCATGCCCAACCCAGTTCCCCAGTCCCCTTAAAAAGGGGGCGCaaagaccaccctacccctacccgaacactcTACCCAGGTAAggtccacccccaccccttattagagggactgaggaactggaggagataactTTCTTacttttggactaaaatttggtcaTTGAGATTTACATGGGTTACTCTATCGcatggactaactcatgtaTTGCCAATTGACAAATAATGAAGTGTTacacttcactaggcatagtgacacctGCAAGGAGTGAATTATGTGATCATGTGAAGAGAATGAGTCAAGGTCATGAGTGTATAGTTATGTTGTTTTTGGTAGCCTCAAAATTTATTGCTACCATTACAGGAATATAACTGTTCTATAGAGTTCTATTGGAGCCCATTTCTAGTTCAACTTGATGAGACATCAGAAAAGGGTAGAAGAGTTCTAAAGCTTGACACAATGGCGTCCTCTGCACGTCAATGGAAAGGAGCTGACATAATGGTGTTCAACACTGGTCATTGGTGGGTTCACCATGGAAAGCTGCAAATGTAAGTGATGGGTGTGGCTTTATCACCTTGGCCTGCTTTCCTTTCATGATTCTAATCTCCAAACAAAGTCAAAAAGTATTTCCAAAGAACaacaattaattaaaaagaaaacttgCCTGTTTATATAGTTGGCCAACTTAGAAGACCATAGAAACCAACTATTTAAGATATGTTTTTCCATACAGTTTTGGAGGTCTTTAAGGCTTTAAAACATGTTCAATTAAGTTTTGAAACAATGACTGAAGAAGGGCTTATGGATTTTTCATCGCAATGCAGGTGGGATTTCCTTAAATTCAAAGGCAAATTGATGAAAGATCTTGAAGTAGAGAAAGCATTTGAGATAGGC encodes:
- the LOC122638763 gene encoding protein ESKIMO 1-like, which encodes MSSMVESSRQFDGFEEDESLMNVTQRKCDIFNGKWVYDSNTYPLYKATQCPFLSDQVSCRRNGRPDFDYEKWRWEPQDCEIPRFNGIEMLERLRGKRVIIAGDSINRNQWESLSCLLYSAIPPSDAEVKVRSGVYKVFRAKEYNCSIEFYWSPFLVQLDETSEKGRRVLKLDTMASSARQWKGADIMVFNTGHWWVHHGKLQMWDFLKFKGKLMKDLEVEKAFEIGMKTWAHWIDRNVDSTKTTVFFRSISPEHKLGKQWCHNQTQLIMDESYIESFPRPIIGIVEKTIQEMRTPVKYLNITRLSQYRKDAHPMVYTSKQGKLLTEKQRKQPQVYGDCSHWCLPGLPDTWNVLLYTLTLLENPRETL